The following proteins come from a genomic window of Rhodoligotrophos sp. CJ14:
- a CDS encoding Na+/H+ antiporter subunit B — MRTVILRTVVPLLTGIMVLFSVFVLLRGHNEPGGGFIGGLIAASALTLYGIACGVDSARRALVAHPIAIAGTGAFLAGLSGLPSFPLDLPFLTGLWWSVRLSEITTVYLSTPMLFDIGVWLVVVGAITSIAFALEERDFD; from the coding sequence ATGCGCACGGTAATTCTGCGGACGGTTGTTCCGCTGCTCACCGGGATCATGGTGCTGTTCTCGGTATTCGTCCTTCTTCGCGGCCATAACGAACCGGGTGGCGGCTTCATTGGCGGTCTGATCGCGGCCTCAGCTCTCACCCTTTACGGCATCGCTTGCGGCGTGGACTCGGCCCGGCGTGCCCTTGTCGCCCACCCTATCGCGATTGCCGGCACCGGCGCGTTCCTGGCGGGCTTGAGCGGCCTGCCCTCTTTTCCGCTCGATCTGCCCTTTCTCACCGGTCTTTGGTGGTCCGTGCGTCTGTCCGAGATCACCACCGTCTACCTCTCGACTCCAATGCTGTTCGACATCGGGGTGTGGCTCGTCGTGGTGGGCGCGATCACCAGCATAGCTTTCGCATTGGAAGAAAGGGACTTTGACTGA
- the scpA gene encoding methylmalonyl-CoA mutase, whose protein sequence is MTQIPDFTTVSLKTDGDAATAATWQAAAEAQAGEDGVGAHVWTTPEGLALKPSYGSEDLEGLDFIKSLPGIPPFLRGPYPTMYVTRPWTVRQYAGFSTAEDSNAFYRRNLAAGQKGLSIAFDLATHRGYDSDHPRVAGDVGMAGVAIDSILDMRTLFEGIPLDEMSVSMTMNGAVLPVLALYIVAAEEQGVPPTKLSGTIQNDILKEFMVRNTYIYPPKPSMRIISDIFAYTSQNMPKFNSISISGYHMQEAGATADLELAYTLADGVEYVRAGIDAGLSVDQFAPRLSFFWAIGMNVFMEVAKMRAARAVWAKLMKQFNPRDERSLSLRTHCQTSGWSLTAQDVFNNVTRTCIEAMAAVYGGTQSLHTNALDEALALPTDFSARIARNTQLFLIQEAGTTKFIDPWGGSYFVERLTHDLAEKALAHIAEVEELGGMARAIEAGVPKLRIEEAAARTQARIDTGAQTVVGVNKYRVEEDRPVEILKVDNSAVRARQLEKLARLKAERDEGATQAALERLTNVAGGQGNLLEAAVEAARAKATVGEISAAMEKVFGRHVAEIRAIQGVYRREAQTMSSDVDRARSKIDAFAEADGRRPRILVAKVGQDGHDRGQKVIASAFADLGFDVDIGPLFATPEEVARQAVENDVHVVGVSSLAGGHLTLVPELKKSLEQMGRPDIMIVVGGVVPPQDYDELRSAGASAIFPPGTNIAEAAMGLIDTLCRRLGYAQAAE, encoded by the coding sequence ATGACCCAGATCCCGGATTTTACCACCGTATCGCTGAAGACGGATGGTGATGCCGCCACCGCCGCGACCTGGCAAGCGGCCGCAGAGGCACAAGCGGGCGAGGACGGGGTCGGGGCGCATGTCTGGACGACGCCGGAAGGGCTGGCGCTCAAGCCATCTTACGGGTCGGAAGATCTCGAAGGGCTCGATTTCATCAAATCGCTGCCAGGCATCCCTCCCTTTCTGCGCGGGCCTTACCCGACCATGTATGTGACGCGGCCATGGACGGTCCGGCAATATGCGGGGTTCTCGACGGCTGAGGATTCGAACGCGTTCTACCGGCGTAATCTGGCGGCTGGTCAAAAGGGCCTGTCAATCGCCTTCGATCTAGCAACCCATCGCGGCTATGATTCCGATCATCCTCGCGTGGCGGGCGATGTGGGAATGGCCGGGGTTGCCATCGATTCCATTCTCGACATGCGCACCTTGTTCGAGGGCATTCCCCTGGACGAGATGAGCGTCTCCATGACCATGAATGGCGCGGTGCTGCCGGTGCTCGCGCTCTATATCGTGGCTGCGGAAGAGCAGGGCGTGCCGCCGACCAAGCTGTCCGGGACCATTCAGAACGACATTCTCAAGGAGTTCATGGTCCGGAACACCTATATCTATCCGCCCAAGCCGTCGATGCGGATCATCTCCGACATCTTCGCCTATACTTCGCAGAACATGCCGAAGTTCAACTCGATCTCGATCTCCGGCTATCACATGCAGGAGGCGGGGGCGACGGCGGATCTCGAGCTCGCCTATACGCTGGCCGATGGTGTCGAATATGTCCGCGCCGGGATCGATGCGGGCCTCAGTGTCGATCAGTTCGCGCCGAGGCTCTCGTTCTTCTGGGCGATCGGCATGAATGTCTTCATGGAAGTGGCCAAGATGCGCGCGGCGCGGGCGGTCTGGGCCAAGCTGATGAAGCAGTTCAACCCAAGAGATGAGCGGTCGCTTTCGCTGAGAACGCATTGCCAGACCTCCGGCTGGTCGCTGACTGCGCAGGATGTGTTCAATAATGTGACCCGGACCTGCATCGAGGCGATGGCGGCCGTTTACGGCGGCACCCAGTCGCTGCACACCAATGCGCTGGATGAGGCGCTGGCGCTGCCGACGGATTTTTCCGCCCGGATCGCGCGCAATACCCAGCTTTTCCTGATCCAGGAGGCGGGCACCACCAAGTTCATCGATCCCTGGGGCGGCAGCTATTTCGTCGAGCGGCTCACGCATGATCTCGCAGAGAAGGCGCTCGCCCATATCGCGGAGGTTGAAGAGCTCGGCGGCATGGCGCGGGCCATCGAGGCGGGCGTGCCGAAGCTGCGGATCGAGGAGGCGGCAGCGCGCACGCAGGCGCGTATCGACACCGGCGCCCAGACGGTGGTCGGGGTCAACAAATATCGGGTTGAGGAAGACCGGCCGGTGGAGATCCTGAAGGTCGACAATTCGGCGGTGCGGGCACGCCAGCTCGAGAAGCTGGCGCGGCTCAAGGCGGAGCGCGACGAGGGAGCGACCCAAGCGGCGTTGGAGCGGCTGACCAATGTGGCGGGGGGCCAAGGTAATCTTCTGGAGGCCGCGGTCGAGGCGGCGCGCGCCAAGGCCACAGTCGGAGAGATCTCGGCCGCCATGGAGAAGGTCTTCGGGCGGCATGTGGCAGAGATCCGCGCAATCCAAGGTGTCTATCGCAGGGAGGCGCAGACCATGTCCAGCGATGTCGATAGAGCGCGGAGCAAGATCGACGCCTTCGCCGAGGCTGACGGCCGGCGGCCGCGCATTCTCGTCGCCAAGGTCGGGCAGGACGGGCATGATCGCGGCCAGAAGGTGATCGCGTCTGCCTTCGCCGATCTCGGGTTCGACGTCGATATCGGTCCACTGTTTGCAACGCCGGAAGAGGTCGCCCGACAGGCGGTCGAAAATGACGTGCATGTGGTGGGCGTTTCGTCGCTTGCCGGTGGGCATCTCACCCTCGTGCCCGAACTCAAGAAGAGCCTCGAGCAGATGGGGCGGCCAGACATCATGATCGTGGTCGGCGGGGTGGTGCCGCCACAGGATTATGACGAGCTGAGGTCGGCGGGCGCTTCGGCAATCTTCCCGCCCGGCACCAATATTGCGGAAGCCGCCATGGGGTTGATTGATACGCTTTGCCGCCGGCTTGGCTATGCGCAGGCGGCGGAATAG
- a CDS encoding MucR family transcriptional regulator, with protein MEASVSSSPATDTGELAELTAEIVAAYVANNAVPSESLPGLIKDVYRALTGTLEPEEKQAAELKPAVPLRRSVTPDYIVCLEDGKKFKSLKRHLRTQYNMTPEQYREKWGLPADYPMVAPNYAAARSDLAKKMGLGQKKRRRNGR; from the coding sequence ATGGAAGCATCGGTAAGCAGTAGTCCTGCCACGGACACAGGTGAACTCGCTGAACTGACGGCCGAGATTGTTGCCGCTTATGTGGCGAATAACGCAGTACCGTCGGAATCCCTCCCTGGGCTCATTAAGGATGTTTATCGGGCACTGACCGGCACCTTGGAGCCAGAGGAGAAACAGGCGGCGGAACTCAAGCCGGCTGTTCCGCTGCGTCGTTCCGTTACACCGGACTACATCGTCTGTCTTGAAGACGGAAAGAAGTTCAAGTCATTGAAGCGTCATCTGCGCACGCAGTATAATATGACGCCTGAACAGTATCGCGAGAAGTGGGGTCTTCCCGCTGATTATCCGATGGTGGCGCCGAACTATGCGGCGGCCCGGTCGGATCTCGCCAAGAAGATGGGTCTCGGCCAGAAGAAGCGGCGCCGGAACGGCAGGTAA
- a CDS encoding proton-conducting transporter transmembrane domain-containing protein has translation MNQAALSPVTWLAILPAILPLAAGALAIALRGRLAMQRWFALLVLLLELALNIALLVHVRDHGIMSLTMGNWLPPFGISFTADMLGAVLALAATFVSLACCLYAFADIDEVATRFGFYPMLLVLVGGMNGAFLTGDIFNLYVWLEILLISSFGLIILGGTRLQLDGAVKYAFLNLVATTLFLIATGLLYGAVGTLNFADLVAKAANYPHQNLLTVIAALYLVALAMKAAAFPLFFWLPASYHTPKFVASALFAALLTKVGVYGIYRIFTAVFAGGMGFVPLTLTWAAGLTMLLGAAGAVAQHRMRPMLGFLVVAGIGYMLLGFSLGTENARAAGTFYMVQSMLVMAGLYLLSGLVHGARKTVPTSGSSASLYDDQIALAILFLVLGFAVAGLPPFSGFWPKFALVRESLAQHLGWAAAAVLISGFLTTIAIARSFAATFWGASHLSEDGEQPGPQTSFATLTPILAIAALVLVFGLLPGTLYGLADGAARGIADYGPYVAAVLGAGP, from the coding sequence ATGAACCAAGCGGCGCTCTCCCCGGTGACCTGGTTGGCTATTCTTCCCGCCATATTGCCCTTGGCGGCAGGCGCGCTGGCAATCGCCCTACGCGGCAGGCTCGCGATGCAGCGATGGTTCGCGCTCCTCGTTCTGCTTCTTGAGCTCGCCCTGAACATCGCCCTGCTCGTCCACGTCCGTGATCATGGGATCATGTCGCTCACCATGGGCAATTGGCTGCCGCCTTTCGGCATCAGCTTCACCGCCGACATGCTGGGCGCTGTGCTTGCGCTCGCGGCAACCTTCGTATCGCTCGCCTGCTGCCTCTATGCCTTTGCCGATATCGATGAGGTGGCAACCCGCTTCGGTTTCTATCCCATGCTGCTGGTGCTGGTCGGCGGCATGAACGGAGCTTTCCTCACCGGCGACATCTTCAATCTCTATGTTTGGCTCGAGATCCTGCTGATTTCGTCCTTCGGTCTCATCATTCTGGGCGGCACGCGCCTGCAGCTCGACGGCGCGGTGAAATACGCCTTCCTCAACCTGGTGGCGACCACCCTGTTCCTCATCGCCACCGGCCTGCTCTACGGTGCCGTCGGCACATTGAATTTCGCCGACCTCGTGGCCAAAGCAGCCAATTATCCCCATCAGAACCTTCTGACCGTTATTGCTGCCCTCTATCTGGTCGCGTTGGCCATGAAAGCTGCGGCCTTTCCTTTGTTCTTCTGGCTTCCGGCGTCTTATCACACCCCGAAATTCGTGGCCTCCGCCCTCTTTGCGGCCCTGCTCACCAAGGTTGGCGTCTACGGCATCTATCGGATTTTCACCGCCGTCTTTGCGGGCGGCATGGGCTTTGTCCCCCTAACCCTCACCTGGGCGGCGGGCCTGACCATGCTTCTCGGTGCTGCCGGCGCAGTCGCCCAGCACCGCATGCGCCCGATGCTCGGCTTCCTCGTGGTCGCCGGAATTGGCTACATGCTGCTGGGATTTTCCTTAGGCACCGAGAACGCGCGCGCCGCAGGCACCTTCTACATGGTCCAATCCATGCTGGTGATGGCAGGGCTCTATCTTCTCTCCGGCCTTGTGCATGGAGCAAGGAAGACTGTGCCCACCTCCGGCTCGTCCGCCAGCCTATATGACGACCAGATCGCGCTCGCCATCCTCTTCCTGGTGCTCGGCTTTGCGGTTGCCGGCTTGCCCCCCTTCTCCGGTTTCTGGCCGAAATTTGCCCTGGTCCGGGAGAGCCTCGCGCAGCATCTGGGCTGGGCGGCGGCGGCGGTGCTTATCTCGGGCTTCCTGACCACCATCGCGATCGCCCGCTCCTTTGCCGCAACTTTCTGGGGAGCATCCCACCTCTCCGAGGACGGGGAGCAGCCCGGCCCGCAAACCTCCTTCGCAACTCTCACGCCCATATTGGCGATCGCCGCGCTTGTCCTCGTGTTTGGCCTTTTACCTGGCACGCTCTACGGTCTTGCAGATGGTGCGGCGCGTGGGATTGCCGACTATGGACCATATGTCGCCGCCGTTCTGGGAGCTGGGCCATGA
- a CDS encoding Na+/H+ antiporter subunit C — MESLLSLTVAGLFGISVYLLLSRSLVRLLLGVVTLGNATNLLIFTAGRILGTVPPIVPEGEQTPIGEIANSLPQALILTAIVISFSLFAYVLVLSYRAYQDLGTDDSDEMQLAEARSPTEGEAR, encoded by the coding sequence ATGGAGTCCCTGCTCTCCCTCACTGTGGCTGGCCTGTTCGGCATTTCCGTCTATCTCTTGCTCTCGCGCAGCCTTGTGCGATTGCTCCTTGGCGTGGTCACTCTTGGCAATGCCACCAACCTCCTGATCTTCACCGCCGGCCGCATTCTCGGCACAGTGCCCCCGATCGTGCCCGAAGGCGAGCAAACCCCGATCGGTGAGATCGCCAATTCCCTGCCCCAGGCCCTGATCCTCACCGCGATCGTGATCAGCTTTTCGCTATTTGCCTATGTCCTCGTGCTGAGCTACCGCGCCTACCAAGATCTGGGCACTGACGATTCCGATGAGATGCAGCTCGCCGAGGCAAGGTCTCCGACAGAAGGAGAAGCCCGATGA
- a CDS encoding Na+/H+ antiporter subunit E, with protein MTALLPLNLVLALVWVAVTATFTIANFLFGFLLGAGALWLVREQFSTRRYLSRTWSLLKLAVTFLIELTKSTWTVVKLVWTASPQYETGFVALPLRVRSDREITLLANLITLTPGTLSVDVSDDRSTLYIHALDAPDIESLRRDIATGFERQVREALR; from the coding sequence ATGACCGCGCTTCTGCCGCTCAATCTCGTGCTGGCCCTCGTCTGGGTGGCGGTGACCGCCACCTTCACGATCGCCAATTTTCTCTTCGGCTTTCTGCTCGGCGCCGGAGCGCTTTGGCTGGTTCGTGAACAGTTTTCGACCCGGCGTTATCTCAGCCGCACATGGTCTCTTCTCAAGCTCGCCGTGACATTTCTTATCGAGCTGACGAAATCCACATGGACAGTTGTGAAGCTGGTCTGGACAGCATCGCCGCAATATGAGACAGGCTTCGTCGCCCTGCCTCTGCGCGTCAGGTCCGACCGCGAGATCACCCTTCTGGCCAACCTCATAACGCTGACCCCCGGCACCCTGAGCGTCGACGTTTCCGATGATCGCAGCACGCTTTACATCCACGCCCTTGATGCGCCCGATATTGAAAGCCTCAGGCGTGATATTGCCACCGGGTTTGAGCGGCAGGTGCGTGAGGCGCTCAGATAA
- a CDS encoding putative monovalent cation/H+ antiporter subunit A, translating into MLSAIISCFVVAGIAPLVSRAAGRTAGWFLALLPVALLIYFMGFIPEIAGGNVITESLAWLPQLDIALSFRLDGLSLVFALLITGIGALIVIYAGAYLEENPRRGGFLCVLLMFMGSMLGLVLADNIAPFFIFWELTSITSFLLIGFDHARAASRRAAVQALIVTGGGGLILMAGLIAMGLTTGGWELSHLNAQGELLKGDPLYATFLILVLFGAFTKSAQVPFHFWLPNAMEAPTPVSAYLHSATMVKAGVYLLMRLTPALGGTELWTTLLVAFGAVTLLVGAVLSIRQTDLKLILAYTTVASLGLLVMLLGLGMESAIEAAALYLVAHALFKGALFMIAGIIDHETHTRDITILGGLRQAMPFTFVVGIIAALSMSGLPPLLGFIAKETIYAAGEFGPATIIMLLGNALMVAAALAVVWTPFSGTLPNVPALPHEASPALIIGPALLALAGLFAGAFPGPFGDAFASGMTGAIIGRPVSLELAIWHGLNLPLLLSLITLILGLAAYILLPRLRAVITAGLSSLGWTADQLYDVALAGLVRLTRLVVRIIQPGRLRVYMLMTFTVLALALLLPILVYGVPLAAPLVEPQKLVPNLHAIAIMILGLSGAAAVVVVKSRLNAIIALGVQGVAIALLFLIYGAPDLAFTQFMVEILSVVILTLVMTRLRLDLRDRRGLTDRVVHGAIALAVAVGIGVTLISLTQQPLDLALSTFFAENSVPAAHGHNIVNVILVDFRGLDTLGEITVVLMSGLAALALIRMRHRRSSPAGTTAAEATAANERPSSCAR; encoded by the coding sequence ATGTTGTCCGCCATCATCTCATGCTTCGTCGTGGCGGGCATCGCTCCCCTCGTATCGCGCGCGGCCGGCAGGACGGCAGGCTGGTTTCTGGCCCTGTTGCCGGTCGCGCTCCTCATTTATTTCATGGGCTTCATTCCAGAGATTGCCGGCGGCAATGTCATCACCGAATCGCTCGCCTGGCTGCCCCAGCTGGACATCGCCCTTTCCTTTCGCCTGGACGGCCTCAGTCTGGTCTTTGCGCTTCTGATCACCGGCATTGGTGCGCTGATCGTCATTTACGCCGGTGCCTATCTCGAGGAAAATCCGCGCCGCGGCGGCTTTCTCTGCGTGCTGCTGATGTTCATGGGCTCCATGCTGGGCCTGGTCCTGGCGGACAACATCGCCCCCTTCTTCATCTTCTGGGAGCTCACCTCGATCACCTCTTTCCTGCTCATCGGCTTCGACCATGCGCGCGCCGCCTCCCGTCGGGCCGCGGTACAGGCCTTGATCGTCACTGGTGGCGGGGGCCTGATCTTGATGGCGGGTCTGATCGCGATGGGGCTCACCACGGGAGGCTGGGAGCTTTCCCATCTCAATGCGCAAGGAGAACTGCTCAAGGGCGATCCCCTCTATGCCACCTTCCTCATCCTGGTCCTGTTCGGAGCCTTCACCAAATCGGCGCAGGTGCCCTTTCACTTCTGGCTACCCAATGCCATGGAGGCGCCAACCCCGGTCAGCGCCTATCTCCATTCCGCGACCATGGTGAAGGCGGGCGTCTATTTATTGATGCGGCTCACCCCCGCGCTCGGCGGAACCGAGCTCTGGACCACCCTGCTTGTCGCCTTTGGTGCCGTCACCCTGCTGGTTGGTGCTGTGCTTTCGATCCGGCAGACCGATCTTAAGCTCATACTCGCCTATACCACCGTCGCCTCGCTTGGCCTTTTGGTCATGCTACTCGGCCTTGGGATGGAATCCGCCATCGAGGCCGCAGCGCTCTATCTCGTTGCCCATGCCCTGTTCAAGGGCGCCTTGTTCATGATTGCGGGCATCATCGACCATGAGACGCACACGCGTGATATCACCATTCTCGGTGGCCTTCGCCAGGCGATGCCCTTCACCTTCGTCGTCGGCATCATTGCCGCGCTCTCGATGTCCGGGCTTCCGCCGCTGCTTGGCTTTATCGCGAAAGAGACGATCTATGCAGCCGGTGAGTTCGGCCCCGCCACCATCATCATGCTTCTGGGCAATGCGCTCATGGTGGCTGCAGCCCTGGCGGTCGTCTGGACACCATTTTCCGGAACCCTCCCCAATGTTCCTGCTCTGCCGCATGAGGCCTCGCCTGCCCTGATCATCGGCCCGGCCTTGCTCGCGCTTGCCGGGCTCTTCGCCGGCGCGTTCCCCGGCCCTTTTGGTGATGCCTTTGCATCCGGAATGACCGGCGCGATTATTGGCCGCCCCGTGTCCCTCGAGCTGGCGATCTGGCATGGGCTGAACCTGCCACTCCTTTTGAGCTTGATTACCCTGATACTGGGTCTTGCGGCCTATATCCTGCTGCCTCGCCTGCGCGCAGTGATCACCGCGGGTCTTTCAAGTCTCGGCTGGACGGCCGACCAGCTCTATGATGTGGCGCTTGCTGGCCTCGTGCGGCTGACCCGCCTCGTGGTCCGCATCATCCAGCCCGGCCGGCTTCGGGTCTACATGCTGATGACCTTTACCGTCCTCGCGCTGGCCCTGCTGCTTCCCATTCTAGTCTACGGCGTTCCCCTGGCAGCGCCGCTGGTCGAGCCACAGAAGCTTGTTCCCAATCTGCACGCCATCGCGATCATGATCCTTGGCCTGTCTGGCGCCGCAGCGGTCGTCGTGGTGAAGAGCCGTCTCAACGCGATCATTGCGCTCGGTGTTCAAGGCGTCGCGATCGCCCTCCTCTTCCTCATTTACGGCGCGCCAGACCTCGCCTTCACCCAGTTCATGGTCGAGATCCTGTCCGTTGTGATCCTGACCCTGGTGATGACCCGTCTGCGGCTCGATCTGCGCGATCGCCGCGGCCTGACGGATCGCGTCGTTCATGGTGCGATTGCCCTCGCTGTGGCCGTCGGAATAGGCGTCACCCTGATCTCGCTCACCCAACAGCCGCTCGACCTCGCGCTCTCCACATTCTTTGCCGAGAACAGCGTGCCCGCGGCCCATGGCCACAATATCGTGAACGTGATCCTGGTCGACTTCCGCGGCCTCGATACGCTCGGCGAAATCACCGTCGTGCTCATGTCGGGGCTGGCAGCCCTGGCCTTAATCCGAATGCGTCATCGCAGGTCCAGTCCGGCGGGCACCACTGCGGCAGAAGCCACCGCGGCGAATGAAAGGCCATCCTCATGCGCACGGTAA
- the mnhG gene encoding monovalent cation/H(+) antiporter subunit G: MIELLTAVLIFLGCFLCLSASVGILRFPDVYARMHAASKAGTLGIGFLFAAVAVHFSDVDITIRAVVGILFFVLTAPISAHLLARAAYWAGVKPWAGAGVDHLSGRYHKEMHRLDAYPFDKE, translated from the coding sequence ATGATCGAACTTCTCACAGCCGTCCTGATCTTTCTTGGATGCTTCCTCTGTCTCAGCGCGTCGGTCGGAATTCTGCGCTTTCCCGATGTCTATGCTCGCATGCACGCCGCGAGTAAGGCGGGAACTCTTGGCATTGGCTTCCTCTTTGCTGCCGTAGCGGTTCATTTTTCAGACGTTGACATCACCATCCGTGCGGTTGTCGGTATTCTGTTCTTCGTGTTGACCGCACCGATTTCGGCACATCTCTTGGCGCGTGCCGCCTATTGGGCTGGTGTAAAGCCATGGGCAGGTGCTGGTGTTGACCATTTATCCGGTCGTTACCATAAAGAGATGCATAGGTTAGACGCCTACCCGTTCGACAAGGAGTAA
- a CDS encoding cation:proton antiporter has product MATSDILAWSVSIGFAALLAGFGFIFVRLIKGPTLPDRVVALDLLTTLATAFILLLAVRNGIGAFLDVAISLGLVAFLSTVAFARYVMFRGLNRHGSSREESADHPQDAGPSTEDRTRP; this is encoded by the coding sequence ATGGCCACCTCCGACATACTTGCCTGGTCCGTCTCGATCGGCTTTGCAGCCCTTCTCGCAGGCTTCGGCTTTATTTTCGTTCGCCTGATCAAAGGGCCGACTTTGCCCGACCGGGTTGTCGCCCTCGATCTGCTCACCACCCTCGCCACCGCCTTCATTCTTCTGCTGGCTGTGCGAAACGGGATCGGCGCCTTTCTCGACGTCGCCATTTCACTGGGGCTGGTGGCTTTCCTCAGCACTGTCGCCTTCGCCCGTTATGTCATGTTTCGCGGCCTTAATCGCCATGGCTCGTCCCGCGAAGAGAGCGCAGACCACCCACAAGACGCCGGTCCGTCCACTGAAGACAGGACGCGACCATGA